A portion of the Bdellovibrio bacteriovorus genome contains these proteins:
- a CDS encoding winged helix-turn-helix domain-containing protein, whose product MHSVAGYPIIPIVKDHFSFNAYDTFHLTLVPYTSEKDFLEFLNGFSKEYFLPIFPILAILPLGKNIRADFLDKIINVINLSDDADTLELEVRRALKIVHILRSVPQILRLGNLSVNTESKRVFIKDTELKLFKKEYQLLLELARRKNQVVPVEELTSLLWPKTSVSAGNLPTQVYNLKQKLKDFSGCLQTIPGEGVVLKTDS is encoded by the coding sequence GTGCATTCAGTTGCAGGATACCCCATCATCCCGATCGTCAAAGACCATTTTTCTTTCAATGCCTACGATACTTTTCATTTAACCTTGGTCCCTTACACTAGCGAAAAAGATTTCTTAGAATTTTTAAACGGCTTTTCAAAAGAATACTTTCTGCCCATTTTTCCCATACTCGCTATTTTACCTCTCGGAAAAAATATTAGAGCTGATTTTTTAGATAAAATTATAAATGTCATAAATCTGTCTGATGATGCCGACACCCTAGAACTGGAAGTCCGCCGGGCTTTAAAAATAGTCCACATCTTAAGAAGTGTCCCGCAAATCCTGCGCTTAGGGAATTTATCAGTGAATACCGAAAGCAAACGGGTTTTCATCAAAGATACCGAACTCAAGCTATTCAAAAAAGAATATCAACTGCTTTTAGAGTTGGCTCGAAGAAAAAATCAGGTGGTTCCTGTGGAAGAGTTGACATCCCTATTGTGGCCGAAGACCAGCGTTTCAGCGGGAAATCTGCCAACCCAGGTCTATAATCTAAAACAGAAGCTTAAAGATTTTTCCGGATGCCTGCAGACCATTCCCGGAGAGGGCGTGGTTCTTAAAACCGACAGCTGA
- a CDS encoding KH domain-containing protein: MSAGPAIVIRKRRADKTPDETQVKSDVLTAMQIIFKHLLKCPESATVEISQGEQTTVFEVDLQQNDFGRLLGARGQTINALRILVSGMCAAKGFRAIVKVKDEERFF, encoded by the coding sequence GTGAGCGCCGGACCCGCGATTGTCATACGTAAGCGAAGAGCAGATAAAACACCTGACGAAACGCAGGTGAAGTCCGATGTTTTAACCGCGATGCAGATCATTTTTAAACACCTATTAAAATGTCCAGAGTCCGCGACGGTGGAAATTTCTCAAGGCGAGCAGACAACTGTTTTTGAAGTCGATCTTCAGCAAAACGATTTTGGCCGCCTGCTCGGGGCCCGCGGGCAGACAATCAATGCCCTGCGCATCTTAGTCAGTGGCATGTGCGCGGCGAAGGGTTTTAGGGCGATCGTGAAGGTTAAAGACGAGGAAAGATTTTTTTAA
- a CDS encoding PEGA domain-containing protein, translating to MKLIYFAITILLLPSMILTGCAGKVVKIESNPSGANVFLDSKNIGATPLELASDKYADPFSKEYLDIRVEKAGHQSRSVLASTRVSQDFLISLDPYSTDYYEKMVLPNFQDGANKMTKEILTLQAMVMSKKYDQAEERLKKFIEIYPNIAAAYVLQANIESSKNNLDQAIKNLERASSIDPEDTVVKRMLESFRRSVPR from the coding sequence GTGAAGCTAATATATTTTGCCATTACAATATTACTTCTGCCGTCAATGATATTGACGGGATGCGCTGGTAAGGTGGTTAAAATTGAAAGCAATCCCAGCGGAGCCAATGTTTTCTTAGACTCAAAAAATATCGGAGCGACGCCTTTAGAGCTGGCTTCGGACAAGTACGCCGACCCGTTTTCAAAAGAGTACTTGGACATCCGGGTCGAAAAAGCGGGTCACCAAAGTCGATCGGTCTTAGCCTCCACCCGCGTGTCCCAAGATTTTTTAATCAGTTTGGATCCTTATTCGACGGATTATTATGAAAAAATGGTTTTACCCAATTTTCAAGATGGCGCTAACAAAATGACAAAAGAAATTTTGACTTTGCAGGCCATGGTTATGAGTAAGAAATACGATCAAGCCGAAGAGCGACTAAAAAAGTTTATCGAAATATACCCGAATATTGCGGCGGCCTATGTCCTGCAAGCCAATATCGAATCTTCAAAAAACAATCTGGATCAAGCCATCAAGAACCTTGAGCGGGCAAGCTCCATTGATCCCGAAGACACCGTTGTAAAGCGGATGTTAGAAAGTTTCAGAAGGTCGGTGCCTAGATGA
- a CDS encoding OmpA/MotB family protein produces the protein MGAAKKIEPEHSGENHIDLDDDIFGPSEGEHTDDGEGNWLISYADLMTLLMGFFVVLQSFSTVDASKLEEIKKETTQLFGGEYKLPYEDLSKSLEEVIKEQNLSDQVIFHRTEKGVEITFKGALFFDSGSYVMRQEAVDLLLKLVPVISEKAKDFGIVVEGHTDSRPLSNVRGPLFSNWELSGVRASAVVRMFLEQGFSPKRIKALGLADSHPLFPEKDEKGNELIDNMAQNRRVIVKILKEYGE, from the coding sequence ATGGGCGCGGCAAAGAAGATCGAGCCCGAACATTCAGGGGAAAATCACATCGACCTCGATGACGATATTTTCGGACCGTCCGAGGGAGAGCATACTGATGATGGTGAGGGCAATTGGCTGATTTCCTATGCCGATTTAATGACACTGCTGATGGGATTCTTTGTCGTCTTGCAGAGCTTTTCGACCGTGGATGCCTCTAAACTGGAAGAAATAAAAAAAGAAACCACGCAGCTGTTCGGGGGCGAGTATAAACTCCCGTATGAAGATCTTAGTAAAAGTCTTGAAGAGGTCATTAAAGAACAAAATCTTTCCGATCAGGTGATTTTCCATCGCACCGAAAAAGGTGTTGAGATCACTTTTAAGGGCGCTCTGTTTTTTGATTCGGGTTCGTATGTGATGCGCCAAGAAGCCGTGGACCTTTTATTAAAACTAGTGCCGGTCATCTCCGAAAAAGCGAAAGATTTCGGAATCGTCGTCGAGGGACACACCGACTCACGGCCTCTTTCCAACGTGCGAGGGCCCTTGTTTTCAAATTGGGAACTTTCGGGCGTCAGAGCATCGGCGGTGGTCAGAATGTTTTTAGAACAAGGATTTTCTCCAAAACGTATTAAGGCCCTGGGTTTGGCGGACTCTCATCCGTTATTTCCCGAAAAAGATGAAAAGGGGAATGAGCTTATCGATAATATGGCTCAAAATCGTCGGGTCATCGTCAAGATCTTGAAAGAATACGGGGAGTAA
- a CDS encoding motility protein A: MNFSALVGIIAALAVFFTTILTATSARSVFLDPHGILVVFGGTLAATMLCFPLKTIPALFKVMGRKFLSKYGHQHEIVVLEIVDLAKAQQENAQALRDKVDTIKNEFLKEGVQLIVDGGLSPQKMDAILKKRAAVIHHRHQREAMTFKTIAKFPPAFGLMGTTVGMIALLNSLGSADAFKRLGPAMAIGLVATLYGLTLANFVLIPIGENLTKLNEEDQVLRRIITDGIKLLRDREHPLIVEEDLKSYLTPTARKTLAKAG, translated from the coding sequence ATGAACTTTTCTGCACTCGTAGGAATCATCGCGGCCCTGGCTGTTTTCTTTACCACGATTCTGACAGCGACATCCGCCCGCAGTGTTTTCCTTGATCCTCACGGGATTTTAGTGGTCTTCGGTGGAACCCTGGCCGCCACCATGCTGTGCTTTCCTTTAAAGACAATCCCGGCTTTATTTAAAGTCATGGGGCGAAAGTTTCTATCTAAATATGGTCATCAGCATGAAATCGTTGTTCTTGAAATAGTAGATCTGGCAAAAGCCCAACAAGAAAATGCGCAGGCATTGCGCGACAAGGTTGATACCATTAAGAACGAATTTCTTAAAGAAGGTGTTCAGCTCATTGTGGATGGGGGGCTTTCACCACAAAAAATGGATGCAATTTTAAAGAAACGCGCCGCCGTGATCCACCATCGCCATCAACGAGAAGCGATGACTTTTAAGACTATCGCTAAGTTTCCTCCCGCATTTGGTTTGATGGGAACGACCGTCGGTATGATTGCCTTACTGAATTCTTTGGGCTCGGCCGATGCATTCAAACGCTTAGGGCCGGCCATGGCGATTGGTCTGGTCGCGACACTTTATGGTTTGACCTTAGCCAACTTCGTTTTGATTCCGATTGGGGAAAATCTAACTAAGCTTAACGAGGAAGATCAAGTTTTGCGCCGGATTATCACCGACGGTATTAAGCTTTTGCGCGACCGTGAACATCCTTTGATTGTCGAAGAAGATTTAAAAAGTTATTTGACTCCGACAGCTAGAAAAACCTTGGCTAAGGCAGGTTAG
- a CDS encoding fibronectin type III domain-containing protein — translation MRKILVITPMFIFLAGCLDTSSLSGTATTQNNFTGCISGTGLTNNSISLTFSFPSNLDQVVIYRDGIEVGRSKSSSTSSIIDAGLTEGVTYHYTCDGYVGAKKFVGSNSVDIAPVNTNAPSFAGITAAVPTTALTVQASWNPENSSAARASYYQIYGNIGSVVQWNSPPIKIVAANAGLFKTTISPLGDELTYSFGVRACTKDNICDGNTRSISLVVPDNGAPLTVGAESVSAGNFVASIIAPWKPTDGAIAQRQVFMCEGANCTFGTTPATITVVSDPTSPPTTLTLTDSINEYSTYSFKVVDLDPSGNSNHSSKVVRLTTGDLSSPLFNGITSASRGSPTDSKVLLNFIAIAREGTSDTNAIVGASKYLLYQTKALYPGTASNACNSLVPSDILAASAFAPGFATHTVTGLDARTNYSFCLRAQDAAGNISTNSLPTAVLTSDVTPPDFLGIQSVTYRTSSRTIQLGWNPSTAADLRKYILQLWKNTATPTAAQISTFNIDKSNSNGTSITLAQFPLNDHDLVYATVNACDNTQDLGIGAPDNCTTLTIPKTTVIPDINPPPGFSGIAVSTELSSPTQGKAIIKWQIPTWTGDYSGFRVYSVNPDLSINLLSSCPCATPGSCNNGDNSCQITALDPGRTYRFHVRAYDSVGNETDYLSPATSYSDLKIKDTTPPAFNSGLAFDGLTLKWSAASDNQYATGNSINYLVYRKSTSTFASATSPQSDGTLISTTLDTSYYENSLTSGGTYFYTVCAKDSQDNKNCDGVVRSFVATDVVPPTIIALNHTKTTTNLKKWNLTWDLYDAGTVNNLLRVRVYRKYGDAAVVATTSDSIIFDGYGSTLALSDLTGPINTNTYISYLLWVQDGAGNVSTTNVRLYSQNQIVITSTSGKNSLSTGGRLMVIKGTGFSNANSNGYTTNTVVKVGGVACDTTTYITSEYLTCLTPANGLGYKDVEVLNPDGSYARLTNEHQYVNTAPVADPCLSTAAQSASPFASGAGTVANPYLICTSTQLNQVTSNTYWVGGRSFKLGNNIDLNSSTWRNYSSGFVGVFDGDNYSILRNYIGDMSGNTIPGIFFKVAPTDTATFKNVRFLNWVMTTNTTYIYQINEALFSGPGSGGQLNLENFTFLGSFSVRAASVDFAPHRVALVRDMGSSATLNISNSDISATVDCCYNFSGDANPGGAILTSQPTNSTVNIQGSKIKINSLYRTDLGAGILGSMSSGSSLSVINSEVNYVNRYTGSTCNYASAIVRNYAGAANLIIKGVRASFSDLYSVGCSEAVGGFVGPTTQTYSGAQKVEISDSIITGSISQNVPRGIFGTVYQGTAGSGNSFTMKNIIANITYGVSAGTRYGTPAVSGFDTLSGTGLIYNNSTENNVSISTGGSFITNAVPATQSEMQNSAAGNIYLTNGFDFTSGTGKWKWCGALDYPRLMWEVCP, via the coding sequence ATGAGAAAAATTTTAGTTATAACACCGATGTTTATTTTTTTGGCCGGATGCCTTGATACATCCTCATTGTCTGGCACCGCAACGACCCAGAATAATTTCACCGGCTGCATCTCCGGCACCGGGCTGACTAATAATAGTATCTCCTTAACCTTTTCTTTTCCTTCGAACCTGGATCAAGTCGTCATTTATCGCGACGGGATCGAGGTCGGACGTTCCAAATCAAGTAGCACGTCCTCTATTATTGATGCGGGCCTCACCGAAGGAGTCACCTACCATTACACTTGTGATGGATACGTGGGTGCCAAAAAGTTTGTCGGTTCAAACTCTGTTGATATTGCGCCGGTCAACACCAACGCCCCTTCTTTTGCGGGGATCACGGCGGCTGTTCCGACCACGGCACTGACGGTGCAGGCTTCTTGGAACCCCGAAAATTCCTCTGCGGCCAGAGCCTCGTACTATCAAATTTACGGTAATATCGGGAGCGTTGTTCAATGGAACTCACCGCCGATTAAAATCGTCGCAGCCAATGCGGGTTTATTCAAAACCACAATTTCACCTTTAGGCGATGAGCTTACCTATTCTTTTGGCGTGCGCGCCTGCACCAAAGACAATATTTGCGACGGCAATACCAGAAGTATTTCTTTGGTCGTGCCCGATAATGGCGCCCCATTGACTGTGGGTGCAGAGTCCGTTTCGGCAGGAAACTTTGTGGCCTCGATCATCGCACCGTGGAAGCCAACAGACGGTGCTATCGCTCAACGCCAGGTTTTTATGTGTGAAGGTGCCAATTGCACATTTGGGACAACACCCGCAACCATTACGGTGGTCAGTGATCCCACCAGTCCTCCGACCACGCTGACGCTCACGGACTCTATTAATGAATACTCGACCTATTCATTTAAAGTTGTGGATCTAGATCCCTCGGGCAATAGCAATCATAGCAGCAAAGTTGTGCGGCTCACGACCGGGGACCTTTCGTCACCTCTCTTTAACGGAATCACCAGTGCTTCTCGCGGAAGTCCGACAGACTCTAAAGTCCTTCTTAATTTTATCGCCATCGCTCGAGAAGGAACCTCCGACACGAATGCCATCGTGGGGGCAAGCAAGTATTTACTTTATCAAACCAAAGCTCTTTATCCTGGAACAGCGTCCAATGCGTGTAACTCCTTGGTACCCTCGGACATATTGGCCGCTAGTGCCTTTGCTCCGGGTTTTGCGACCCATACGGTCACGGGACTGGATGCGCGCACGAATTACAGCTTCTGTCTTCGCGCCCAAGATGCGGCCGGGAACATTTCGACAAATTCTTTACCAACCGCCGTACTTACTTCCGACGTCACGCCCCCTGATTTTTTAGGAATCCAATCAGTGACTTATAGGACTTCCTCTCGCACCATTCAGCTGGGTTGGAATCCCTCTACGGCAGCAGATTTAAGAAAATACATCCTGCAGCTTTGGAAAAACACTGCGACGCCCACCGCCGCGCAAATTTCCACATTTAATATCGACAAATCAAATTCCAATGGCACAAGCATCACACTGGCGCAATTTCCCTTAAACGACCATGACCTGGTTTATGCCACAGTGAACGCGTGTGATAATACTCAAGACCTGGGAATCGGAGCGCCAGACAACTGCACGACCTTGACCATTCCTAAAACCACGGTCATTCCCGACATCAATCCACCACCAGGCTTTTCGGGCATCGCCGTCTCGACAGAGCTTTCCTCCCCCACTCAAGGAAAAGCGATAATCAAATGGCAAATTCCTACTTGGACCGGGGATTACAGTGGTTTCCGTGTTTATTCTGTGAACCCAGATCTTTCGATCAATTTATTATCAAGCTGTCCTTGTGCCACCCCGGGTTCTTGTAACAACGGCGATAACTCATGCCAAATCACTGCACTAGATCCGGGAAGAACTTATCGTTTCCATGTGCGAGCTTATGACTCTGTAGGAAACGAAACGGACTACCTTAGCCCGGCCACAAGTTATTCCGATTTAAAAATTAAAGACACAACACCGCCAGCATTTAACTCCGGATTGGCCTTTGATGGTTTAACTTTGAAATGGTCAGCCGCTTCGGACAATCAGTACGCCACGGGAAATTCTATTAACTACTTGGTTTACCGCAAATCCACGTCCACATTTGCTTCAGCCACATCGCCGCAAAGCGACGGCACATTAATCTCTACGACCTTGGATACTAGTTATTATGAAAATTCCCTGACTTCCGGGGGCACTTATTTTTACACCGTGTGCGCGAAGGACTCTCAAGACAATAAAAATTGTGACGGGGTCGTCCGCAGCTTTGTGGCAACGGACGTCGTGCCACCGACGATCATCGCCTTGAATCACACTAAAACCACCACCAATTTAAAAAAATGGAACCTGACTTGGGACCTTTACGACGCCGGTACGGTGAATAATCTTTTGCGAGTCCGCGTGTATCGAAAATATGGTGATGCTGCCGTTGTGGCGACAACCAGTGATTCAATAATTTTTGATGGCTATGGTTCAACCCTGGCGTTATCGGATTTAACGGGTCCTATTAACACCAACACGTACATTTCCTATCTTCTTTGGGTGCAGGACGGTGCGGGAAATGTATCCACCACCAATGTTCGCCTTTACTCACAAAACCAAATCGTCATCACCTCGACGTCAGGAAAAAACTCTTTATCCACCGGCGGGCGCCTGATGGTCATTAAAGGCACGGGATTTTCAAATGCCAATTCCAATGGCTACACCACGAACACTGTAGTCAAAGTCGGAGGAGTGGCCTGTGACACGACAACTTATATCACCTCCGAATACCTTACCTGTCTCACACCAGCAAACGGCCTTGGCTATAAAGATGTCGAAGTCTTAAACCCCGATGGTTCTTACGCACGATTGACCAATGAACATCAGTATGTCAACACTGCCCCGGTCGCGGATCCTTGCTTAAGCACCGCTGCTCAATCGGCAAGTCCCTTTGCTTCTGGCGCGGGCACGGTCGCCAATCCTTATTTGATTTGTACAAGCACGCAATTAAATCAAGTCACCTCCAACACCTATTGGGTGGGGGGACGGTCTTTTAAATTGGGAAATAATATCGATCTTAACAGTTCTACCTGGAGAAATTACAGCAGCGGTTTTGTGGGAGTTTTTGACGGTGATAACTATTCGATTTTAAGAAACTATATTGGTGACATGTCTGGGAACACTATTCCGGGAATCTTTTTTAAGGTCGCACCCACCGATACCGCGACATTTAAAAATGTTCGTTTCTTAAATTGGGTGATGACGACAAATACAACCTATATATATCAAATCAACGAAGCACTTTTTTCAGGGCCCGGCAGCGGCGGTCAACTTAATTTAGAGAACTTTACATTTTTAGGTTCTTTCAGTGTGCGCGCCGCCAGTGTCGACTTCGCGCCTCATCGAGTGGCGCTGGTGCGTGATATGGGTTCATCGGCAACTCTTAATATTTCGAACTCGGATATTTCCGCGACCGTGGACTGCTGCTATAATTTTTCGGGCGATGCCAACCCTGGCGGGGCGATATTAACTTCTCAGCCCACAAATTCCACGGTGAATATTCAGGGCTCGAAGATCAAAATTAACTCGTTATACAGAACCGATCTTGGCGCGGGAATTCTTGGTTCCATGTCTAGTGGGTCCAGCCTTTCAGTCATTAACTCTGAAGTGAACTATGTAAACCGTTACACGGGCAGTACCTGTAATTACGCGTCGGCCATCGTTCGCAATTATGCCGGTGCGGCAAACCTTATCATCAAAGGTGTGAGGGCTTCATTCAGCGATCTTTACTCCGTGGGATGTTCTGAAGCCGTTGGTGGATTTGTGGGACCTACGACTCAGACTTACAGTGGCGCGCAGAAAGTTGAAATCTCGGACTCAATCATCACTGGGTCTATTTCTCAAAACGTGCCGCGGGGAATATTCGGAACTGTTTATCAAGGAACTGCAGGTTCAGGGAATAGCTTTACGATGAAAAATATCATCGCCAATATTACCTATGGTGTTAGCGCCGGAACTCGCTATGGCACCCCGGCCGTCAGTGGCTTTGACACTCTTTCTGGGACGGGACTGATTTACAATAACAGCACAGAAAACAATGTTTCGATATCCACGGGAGGAAGCTTTATCACCAACGCCGTTCCCGCCACGCAAAGTGAAATGCAAAATTCAGCTGCCGGAAATATTTATTTAACTAACGGGTTTGATTTCACCAGCGGCACAGGAAAATGGAAATGGTGTGGCGCTTTAGATTATCCTCGACTGATGTGGGAAGTTTGTCCTTAA
- a CDS encoding DUF1592 domain-containing protein, which yields MKKILERGAFIFMTAGFCFTCVGCNAITEFISPEIENPSITEGETTSPSLTKEEPKSSVSQVSVLLDKQCKKPAAMAVRDSVRLNKLQLGNAIRDTFGEATLNAEAVQAAFAKYPNDVDFETASQFKIMFDQTKLDAVNAIAHAVGEFVASNPLTLASVGGGCFSGITNATAEACYHEFILKLGRLVLRRPLHVPEILNLKKVVSAGLTQKEKVMGITEALLQSAPFLFQFEMGTSLKSEILTLNAFDVASRLSFLILDSVPDATLSQLADSGEILKPAVQRQQVDRLFLDPRAKTKIRRFALYWLGQTSNHAMPSLPTSPPSLVAGLDPVALRTEILREVQEYVEYEIFNGATFKDLLLSTRSFARTDDLASIYGHSKVTSSAPAQMGAGRFGVLLRPILTASTTSTPSSIIRGVRLYSRLFCGSLGSPPAGAEGAGIDITEPEIIKKYSNRTLIEMKTGSGTCFNCHSLANPLGFAFGTMDSFGRFRTTEKIYKFGGADSDLIATHPIDSSAVILTGHNEKFLVNGPQDFAQQLANSQIGPACFSRHMYEFLQVQEESMSDSCLMNEVIKTVQDSNKGVLEAFKEIILSSYLTQKRIN from the coding sequence TTGAAAAAAATCTTAGAACGTGGGGCATTCATCTTCATGACCGCAGGTTTTTGTTTTACCTGCGTTGGCTGTAATGCCATTACCGAATTCATTTCTCCAGAGATTGAAAATCCATCCATCACCGAGGGAGAAACGACATCACCGTCGCTCACCAAAGAAGAACCGAAATCCAGTGTTTCTCAAGTTTCGGTGTTGCTTGATAAGCAGTGCAAAAAACCCGCGGCCATGGCCGTTCGCGATTCCGTGCGGCTTAATAAACTGCAACTGGGAAATGCCATTCGCGACACGTTTGGAGAAGCGACTTTAAATGCCGAAGCCGTCCAAGCCGCCTTTGCAAAATACCCCAATGACGTCGATTTTGAAACCGCCTCACAGTTCAAGATCATGTTTGATCAGACAAAACTTGACGCCGTTAATGCCATCGCTCACGCCGTGGGTGAATTTGTTGCGTCGAATCCTTTAACCTTGGCCTCCGTGGGTGGCGGGTGTTTTTCGGGAATCACTAATGCCACCGCCGAAGCTTGTTACCACGAATTTATTCTGAAATTAGGCCGACTGGTTTTAAGACGTCCACTGCATGTGCCAGAAATACTAAATCTTAAAAAAGTGGTCTCGGCGGGACTGACACAAAAAGAAAAAGTGATGGGCATTACGGAAGCTCTTTTACAGTCAGCTCCTTTTTTATTTCAGTTTGAAATGGGAACGTCTTTAAAATCTGAAATTCTGACTTTAAACGCCTTTGATGTCGCCTCAAGATTGTCATTTTTAATTTTAGACTCGGTTCCCGATGCAACGCTGTCGCAACTGGCGGACTCTGGAGAAATTTTAAAGCCCGCAGTGCAACGCCAACAGGTGGATAGACTCTTTTTAGATCCTCGGGCCAAAACTAAAATACGACGGTTTGCTCTTTATTGGCTGGGACAAACCTCAAATCACGCGATGCCATCTTTGCCGACATCCCCGCCCTCTTTAGTTGCGGGCTTAGATCCAGTGGCTTTACGCACCGAAATTCTGCGCGAAGTTCAAGAGTATGTGGAATATGAAATCTTTAATGGCGCCACCTTTAAAGATCTACTGCTCTCCACCCGTTCATTTGCACGCACGGATGATCTGGCGTCAATTTATGGTCACAGCAAAGTGACCTCGTCGGCACCGGCACAGATGGGAGCCGGTCGATTTGGAGTTTTGTTGAGACCGATTTTAACGGCCTCCACGACGAGCACCCCTTCGTCCATTATTCGCGGGGTTCGTCTTTACTCGCGTCTTTTTTGCGGCAGCTTAGGATCACCGCCTGCAGGCGCGGAAGGTGCCGGGATTGATATTACGGAACCGGAAATTATAAAAAAATACAGCAACCGCACATTGATTGAAATGAAAACCGGAAGTGGGACGTGTTTTAATTGTCATTCTTTAGCCAACCCTTTGGGGTTTGCTTTCGGGACGATGGATTCTTTTGGCCGCTTTCGTACCACCGAAAAGATCTATAAATTTGGCGGCGCAGACAGTGATCTTATCGCGACTCACCCGATTGATTCTTCAGCGGTGATATTAACCGGACATAATGAGAAATTTTTGGTCAACGGCCCACAAGATTTCGCCCAGCAATTAGCCAACAGCCAGATTGGCCCGGCTTGTTTCAGTCGGCACATGTATGAATTCTTGCAGGTTCAAGAAGAGTCTATGTCGGACAGCTGTTTGATGAATGAAGTGATTAAAACCGTTCAAGACTCTAACAAAGGAGTTCTTGAAGCCTTCAAAGAAATTATCTTGAGCTCGTACTTAACTCAGAAGCGTATAAATTGA
- a CDS encoding DUF1552 domain-containing protein has product MTKLLRRDFLKLGSSSLLLPALPSIAPLMAQAETLAPKKRLVFIVSWNGVQEAAYWPNDPTQVVAANNIRSTKLNSISGPLSGVLNSDLDTLRNKFSIIRGLRYPISSAPLHWGGHILTCQIPHRVEFDNENSPLKGSSIDAVMANSAALKGKTKLGTMRIYAQNAINPGFISARPICFWNATGGANAANGAQVGMFPASPRDAVTEQSLFNKYLSSVVGSGSSSPVAAPAKNRREAFEFALSTFSSISNSRSLSNFDRQRIKDHIDMLNDLKKASLSGEGTVNTEPTLICQPGTVTSYAGKNMKSKVDNVFNVIAGAFSCDLSRLAVVSLDAYGDSDTEATPSSYHSNSHRLLSGVDTLALCRTWMGWQTSRVAAFMKRLDSIIETDGSTLLDNTLVVWVNGMGTDYIKSPNGSYTGPHSLVDIPVLLGGGAGNFRMGEFIDLRSSPPHGGRVYMNPFYNSLFKVMGVTQAEYSIHGDDGGFGLRPSGQDIEKHAGTIPYVYTGT; this is encoded by the coding sequence ATGACAAAACTTTTAAGACGTGATTTCTTGAAACTGGGTTCAAGTTCTCTCTTATTACCTGCTTTGCCTTCGATCGCGCCACTTATGGCGCAAGCGGAAACCTTGGCCCCTAAAAAAAGACTGGTGTTCATCGTCAGCTGGAACGGAGTTCAAGAGGCCGCTTATTGGCCGAACGATCCCACACAAGTGGTCGCGGCGAATAACATTCGCAGCACAAAGCTGAACTCCATCAGTGGACCTTTATCGGGAGTTTTGAATTCCGATCTGGACACTCTTCGGAATAAATTTTCTATCATCCGTGGCTTGAGATATCCCATTTCATCCGCCCCCTTACATTGGGGTGGCCATATTCTCACTTGTCAAATTCCTCACCGGGTTGAATTTGATAACGAAAATTCTCCGCTGAAAGGAAGCTCGATAGATGCGGTGATGGCCAATAGTGCGGCTCTTAAAGGAAAAACAAAACTCGGGACCATGCGCATTTATGCGCAGAATGCTATAAATCCCGGCTTTATAAGCGCTCGTCCTATCTGTTTTTGGAATGCGACCGGCGGAGCCAACGCCGCCAATGGGGCCCAGGTGGGCATGTTCCCGGCAAGCCCTCGGGATGCCGTCACCGAACAAAGTCTATTTAACAAATATCTATCAAGTGTGGTCGGTTCAGGTTCCTCCTCCCCGGTTGCGGCACCGGCTAAAAATCGTCGTGAAGCTTTCGAATTTGCATTATCGACATTTTCCTCCATTTCAAATTCACGATCTCTTTCAAATTTTGATCGTCAAAGAATCAAAGATCACATCGACATGCTGAATGATCTTAAGAAGGCGTCTTTATCTGGAGAAGGGACGGTAAATACTGAGCCCACTTTGATTTGTCAGCCAGGCACGGTCACAAGTTATGCGGGTAAGAACATGAAAAGCAAAGTCGATAATGTCTTTAACGTGATTGCCGGGGCTTTTTCTTGTGATCTTTCACGATTAGCCGTGGTTTCCCTCGATGCCTATGGAGATTCAGATACTGAGGCAACACCAAGTTCCTATCACTCCAACTCTCATCGTCTTTTATCGGGTGTTGACACCTTGGCTTTGTGTCGAACATGGATGGGCTGGCAAACTTCGCGGGTCGCTGCATTTATGAAGCGCCTTGATTCAATTATTGAAACCGATGGTTCGACCCTTTTAGACAACACGCTGGTGGTGTGGGTGAACGGAATGGGCACGGACTATATTAAAAGTCCCAATGGTTCATACACGGGACCGCATTCATTAGTGGATATTCCGGTTCTTTTGGGCGGTGGCGCGGGAAATTTCCGCATGGGCGAGTTTATTGACTTGCGTTCGTCGCCGCCTCACGGAGGCCGGGTCTATATGAATCCATTTTATAACAGTCTCTTCAAAGTGATGGGTGTCACTCAAGCGGAATATTCCATTCACGGTGATGATGGTGGATTTGGATTGCGCCCCTCGGGCCAAGATATCGAAAAGCACGCCGGCACAATCCCTTATGTATACACCGGGACTTAG